The sequence GCGTCTCTATTGCCGGTCAGGCTAGTCTTATCCCCAGTCCGCAGTTCTGGAGCTGGCTGCTGATTTGGCCGGTGGTGTTATGGCTGCCGACGCTAAAGATCCCCGCTTTATTACCTGTGTCTGTGTGGGCCAGCCCTAGTTCAGTTCAACAACATACATTCTGGTATTTGCCTTGGGCGGCGGTGCTCGCTAGTGCGCTGGGTTGGTTGGCGTATGTGACACAAGCAGGCCTAGACATGATTTATCTAGTGCAGCTGCCGCTTGAACTGCACGTTTCGTTTATCAGTTATTTACTGATGTCTGCCTTGTTGTGTATAGCAGTAGGCTGGTGGCAGTGGCGCCAACAACCCACATCCAAATGTTGGGCTTCTTTTACCTTGCTCAGCCCCTTGGTGTGGTTAAGCTTGGGCTGGATACTGCTGCACGGCATTGAGCCCAGTATTGATTGGGCGCTAGGTGCCTTGCTGGCCGCAACTGTATATGGCGCCTTAGCCAAATTCTTGCACCCTTCAAAAGATGTGCAAAATACAGGCGTGAAAAATTTAGCCGTACAGAACGGCGCCGTTTGGGCAGTGTTAGCGAGTCATATCAGTTATGCGCTGGCGGTGACCATGGCGTTGCGCGAGGCTTCACTCACGCAGGCCTTGGCGGTGCAGTTTGTTAGCTTGGTGTGGCTGGCTCGCCAGTATCGAATACCGCAGTTGTATCTGTTACTCAAAGTCGTATTGGCCATCGTAGTGGCGCGCCTTACTTTTAATCCTTGGCTGGCGAGTTATGAGCTTAACCAAACGTTAAGCCCGTGGAACTGGGTGTTATGGACCTACGGCGGCAGCGCGTTACTGGCAGGCATCGCGACCTATTTATCTGACCGCCATCACGCTATTCGTCCTTGGCTGGAAGCCGCTACCCTGCACTTGTTGGTGTTGTTTTTGGGGGCCGAGCTTCGCTATTGGCTCTACGATGGCGATATTTTTAGCCAGCAATACAGCTTTACTGAAGCCACCATTAATACGCTGCTGTGGGGTGGGCTCAGTATTACTTACCTGCTGCGTGGCCGCGTCGCTCAACAGTTGGCTTGGTTATATCAAAGCTGTGCTTTGATACTGCTGGGCCTGTCTAGCCTCAGTTATCTGGTATTGATAAGCGTGTATAACCCTTGGTGGGGCGGGACTGAGATAAGTGACACTCGGCTATTTAATATGTTGCTGCCCGCATACGGCGGACCCGTGTTGCTGGCATTAGCATTGGCGATAATGCTCAATCGTTTCCCTCAATTGCTAGCAAAATTGGTGGCGATCAGACAGTGGGCGTTGGCGGTAGCAGGTGGCGCCTTTATGTTGTTTAGCGCCCTTGAAATACGCCAGCTCTGGCGCGGCAGTGATATGGAGCTCTGGTCTGGCCTAGCACTCTGGCCTGATATGAACAATGGCGAGCTCTATACCTACTCAGTGGTGGGCATGCTGTACGCTATTGTTGGCATTATTTATGCCACTAAAAAAGGCTATCCGCTGATTTATAAAGCCGGCATGATTTTATTAGGGCTGGTGATCGCCAAGATCTTCTTAATTGATATGGACGGCCTGCAAGGCCTGTGGCGTGTGTCCGCCTTTATGGGCTTGGGCTTGGCACTATTAGGGTTGGCTTGGATGCACCAAAAAGTGCAGCGGGCAGTAAGGGCAGTGCCAAGCGCCTAGCGCCGAGCACCAAGCTAAACACAAGATCGGCAAGACCTTGCCGATCTTGTGTTTACATACCGTACCCTGTAGCCGCGGTGACCACAGCGAAATGGCGCAGCGCGCGCCATCTCAACGCCATGTTCCTCCCATGGCGCTAAATCTGGCAACGTCGGATCTGATGCACTTATTTCGCAGCAAAAAGCCGCACTCAAAGAGTGCGGCTTTTTTATGTATGCCTTAGCGTGTTAAGCAGGGGATTTAGAACGCATATTTTGTGGTTACACCAAACATACGTGGCGCGCCTAACTGTACATATTCGTCTGTGGTATAGCCGTTGCGTGGGTCGTTGCCAAATTCAAAGCCGCGTACCGCGTACACTTCATCGGTGAGGTTTTTGCCCCACAATGTCACAGTCCAATTATCTAACTGATAGCCAAAGCGGGCATTGAATAGCGCATAAGATTCTGAGCGAGAGTCATGACTGTCGGAGAAGTAAAACTCGTCTTTGCCTTCCACATCTAAGCCAGAAAACCAGCCGCTGCCGTGATCAACGTTCACACCAAAGGCAAACTGATACTCAGGCGCATGAGCGGCGTCGCGGCCATCAAACTTAGCACCCGTCTCTTTTAACTCAGTTTGGAGCAAGCCTAAGCTACCGTATAATTGAACGGCGTTAGCTACTTGCCATTGCGCTTGTGCTTCCAAGCCGTAGCTATAAGCGCTGTCGGCGTTGGCGGTGTAATCTATAAAATCTCCCGGACCTATGATACGTGATGCCTTAATTTGTGCGTCATTGCGCTGCTGAAAGAACACTGCCACTTGGGTATGTAGGGTATCGTCCAGCAAATTGTGTTTGGCACCCAACTCGTAATTCCACAGCGTTTCCGAGTCGAAATTGCGCTGTGCAGCAGGCACGTCACCGTTAGAATTGTAGCCGCCTACCTTGTAGCCACGAGAAATCAAGCCATAGAGCATTTGGCTATCGCTGGTCTGATATTCCAGCGCCATGCGCCCGCCCCATAATAGTTCGGTAGGCTTGCTACGGTTGCCATCACTGTCGCTATAAAGGGTATGGTCTTCTTCTAAGCGCAAGCCGTTGATCCAAGTAAGCTTGTCGGTCAAGCCAGTAGAGAGCTCGCCATATCCCGCATAGCGGTTCGCTTCATACTCACTGGTAAAGGTGTCTTTTCCTGTGCGGTCGCGAGTTAAGTCTGAGCTGCGGTTAAAATAATAGAGGCCGCCGGTCCAGTCGGTGCTGTCGTTAAACAAGCGCGACTCTTCGGTAGAAATAAAGCGCACATCCAGGGTGGCACCTTTTTCATCTCTTTGATAATTATCGAAGGAGTCATAACCGTCAGG comes from Oceanisphaera profunda and encodes:
- a CDS encoding TonB-dependent receptor, which gives rise to MPKLIPFIPTTIALGLMAALPAVADEVYTLDTTTVTSSFRDDSLQETAASVSVIDEAELNKPGNTHLADVLAQAPNVNLSAGASRGKYYQIRGVGERSQFIGAVNPSVGVLVDGIDMSSATLGATLLDAKQVEVLRGPQSSLYGANALAGLINITANEPTDTLTGDVELTVAQYNTQNLSAAVGGPISDKVSYRIAAQRNTSDGVTKNDYLNRDDTNNIDETLLRTKFRIAASEDLDLDLSAFYANVDNGYDVFSLDNNRHSLADSPGHDRQETLALSGKSSWYGNENFIQETSISVSKSDLEYGFDEDWTYPGFHPDGYDSFDNYQRDEKGATLDVRFISTEESRLFNDSTDWTGGLYYFNRSSDLTRDRTGKDTFTSEYEANRYAGYGELSTGLTDKLTWINGLRLEEDHTLYSDSDGNRSKPTELLWGGRMALEYQTSDSQMLYGLISRGYKVGGYNSNGDVPAAQRNFDSETLWNYELGAKHNLLDDTLHTQVAVFFQQRNDAQIKASRIIGPGDFIDYTANADSAYSYGLEAQAQWQVANAVQLYGSLGLLQTELKETGAKFDGRDAAHAPEYQFAFGVNVDHGSGWFSGLDVEGKDEFYFSDSHDSRSESYALFNARFGYQLDNWTVTLWGKNLTDEVYAVRGFEFGNDPRNGYTTDEYVQLGAPRMFGVTTKYAF
- a CDS encoding DUF2339 domain-containing protein is translated as MEILLIILGAAAVLFLPVGAIFGFLAYRNLNHQSLRINSLSREVNELREQVELSQAQQLTSQELKPQAPQPSIPISIPAIKTASASALAEAPVPANADNKPTVKPAAVQCVTSPVTSSEDQPQVDWQYQAPTPSPFMQSLKENWMVWLGGLSVALAGIFMVHYSVSEGLLGPVLQLLLALSVGAVLHTAAEYLRRRYERSDQIFAALAGGGSVTLYAALLAGIHHYQLIGPLLGLTLLAVVSLSTMVLARLHGPLLALMGLSGAYIVPLLIDSDAGSIAFVLSYSFLITFSSLLLMRFVFRDWLWYATLAGALLWWLAALFTPQAIAPVIGFEIPLYLAVLLAIFVLLTDKDQVGVRHLRVAILSLLLAWGVSIAGQASLIPSPQFWSWLLIWPVVLWLPTLKIPALLPVSVWASPSSVQQHTFWYLPWAAVLASALGWLAYVTQAGLDMIYLVQLPLELHVSFISYLLMSALLCIAVGWWQWRQQPTSKCWASFTLLSPLVWLSLGWILLHGIEPSIDWALGALLAATVYGALAKFLHPSKDVQNTGVKNLAVQNGAVWAVLASHISYALAVTMALREASLTQALAVQFVSLVWLARQYRIPQLYLLLKVVLAIVVARLTFNPWLASYELNQTLSPWNWVLWTYGGSALLAGIATYLSDRHHAIRPWLEAATLHLLVLFLGAELRYWLYDGDIFSQQYSFTEATINTLLWGGLSITYLLRGRVAQQLAWLYQSCALILLGLSSLSYLVLISVYNPWWGGTEISDTRLFNMLLPAYGGPVLLALALAIMLNRFPQLLAKLVAIRQWALAVAGGAFMLFSALEIRQLWRGSDMELWSGLALWPDMNNGELYTYSVVGMLYAIVGIIYATKKGYPLIYKAGMILLGLVIAKIFLIDMDGLQGLWRVSAFMGLGLALLGLAWMHQKVQRAVRAVPSA